In Micromonospora sp. NBC_01813, the following are encoded in one genomic region:
- the galT gene encoding galactose-1-phosphate uridylyltransferase, translating into MKRSTVRLADGRELIYFDERDDAVRQGPDLRELPPPPPASELRYDPLTDEWVAIAAHRQTRTFLPPTDQCPLCPSRPGRSSEIPAYDYDVAVFENRFPSLSDRVADPVGGYPAITPFTPARPGLGRCEVVCFTAEHDTSFAGLPPARVRTVLDALADRTAELSTLDGVEQVFCFENRGVEIGVTLHHPHGQIYAYPFVTPRTRALLAAARRHAEATGGRNLYADVLAAERADGERVVAANDLWTAYVPAAARWPYEVHLAPHRQVPDLTALDDAERDAFGPLYLDVLARFDRLFGTPQGTPYISAWHQAPVHADRELGYLHLQVFTVRRAVDKLKYLAGSESAMGVFINDVRPEQAAAQLRG; encoded by the coding sequence ATGAAACGCAGCACGGTGCGGCTCGCCGACGGGCGGGAGCTGATCTACTTCGACGAGCGCGACGACGCGGTACGCCAAGGGCCGGACCTGCGGGAGCTGCCACCGCCGCCGCCCGCATCCGAGCTGCGGTACGACCCGTTGACCGACGAGTGGGTGGCGATCGCGGCACACCGGCAGACCCGGACGTTCCTGCCGCCGACCGACCAGTGCCCACTCTGCCCGTCGCGGCCAGGCCGCTCCAGTGAGATTCCGGCGTACGACTACGACGTGGCGGTCTTCGAGAACCGGTTCCCGTCGCTGAGCGACCGGGTCGCCGACCCGGTCGGCGGGTACCCCGCCATCACCCCGTTCACCCCGGCCCGGCCCGGTCTCGGCCGCTGCGAGGTGGTCTGCTTCACCGCCGAGCACGACACCTCGTTCGCCGGCCTGCCACCGGCCCGGGTCCGCACCGTCCTCGACGCGCTGGCCGACCGGACCGCCGAGTTGTCCACCCTCGACGGGGTGGAGCAGGTGTTCTGCTTCGAGAACCGGGGGGTGGAGATCGGTGTCACGCTGCACCACCCGCACGGCCAGATCTACGCGTACCCGTTCGTGACGCCGCGTACCCGGGCGTTGCTGGCCGCCGCCCGACGGCACGCCGAGGCGACCGGCGGACGCAACCTGTACGCGGACGTGCTCGCCGCCGAGCGGGCCGACGGCGAACGGGTGGTGGCGGCGAACGACCTGTGGACCGCGTACGTGCCGGCGGCGGCCCGCTGGCCGTACGAGGTGCACCTGGCCCCGCACCGGCAGGTGCCGGACCTCACCGCGCTCGACGACGCCGAGCGGGACGCGTTCGGCCCGCTGTACCTCGACGTGCTGGCCCGCTTCGACCGGCTGTTCGGCACACCGCAGGGCACTCCGTACATCTCCGCGTGGCATCAGGCGCCGGTGCACGCCGACCGCGAGTTGGGCTACCTGCATCTGCAGGTCTTCACCGTCCGGCGGGCGGTGGACAAGTTGAAGTACCTGGCCGGTTCGGAGTCGGCGATGGGGGTTTTCATCAACGACGTCCGTCCGGAGCAGGCCGCCGCCCAGCTGCGCGGCTGA
- a CDS encoding DeoR/GlpR family DNA-binding transcription regulator — translation MLAPQRQAAILDRVRATGGVRVSELAAQFGVSDMTVRRDLDILADRGLLAKVHGGATLVDSGATDEPGFAAKSALQRAEKVAIAARAAELVSPGGAVALSAGTTTVELARHLVDVAGLTVVTNSIPAADVFYRDGRGDQTVILTGGVRTPSDALVGPVAVAAVRSLHVDLLFLGVHGMSERTGYTTPNLMESDTNRALISAAGRLVVLADHTKWGTVGISSMAELSEAQVLVCDAALPATARDTLAGHGVELLIADQP, via the coding sequence ATGCTGGCACCGCAGCGCCAGGCCGCGATCCTGGACCGGGTTCGGGCCACCGGCGGGGTCCGGGTCAGCGAACTGGCCGCACAGTTCGGGGTCTCCGACATGACGGTCCGCCGCGACCTCGACATCCTGGCCGACCGCGGACTGCTCGCCAAGGTGCACGGCGGGGCCACGCTGGTCGACTCCGGGGCCACCGACGAGCCCGGCTTCGCAGCGAAGTCCGCGCTGCAGCGGGCCGAGAAGGTGGCGATCGCCGCCCGCGCCGCCGAACTCGTCTCCCCCGGCGGCGCGGTGGCCCTGTCCGCCGGCACCACCACGGTGGAACTCGCCCGCCACCTGGTCGACGTCGCCGGGCTGACCGTGGTGACCAACTCGATCCCGGCCGCCGACGTCTTCTACCGCGACGGTCGCGGTGACCAGACCGTCATCCTGACCGGCGGGGTACGCACCCCGTCGGACGCGCTGGTCGGGCCGGTGGCCGTGGCCGCCGTCCGCAGCCTGCACGTCGACCTGCTCTTCCTCGGCGTACACGGGATGAGCGAACGGACCGGCTACACCACGCCGAACCTGATGGAGTCGGACACCAACCGGGCGCTGATCTCGGCGGCCGGCCGCCTGGTGGTCCTCGCCGACCACACCAAATGGGGCACCGTCGGCATCTCGTCGATGGCCGAGCTGTCCGAGGCCCAGGTGCTGGTCTGCGACGCGGCGCTGCCTGCGACCGCCCGTGACACCCTCGCCGGCCACGGCGTCGAACTGCTGATCGCCGACCAACCTTGA
- a CDS encoding sulfotransferase domain-containing protein: MPLRSRIPQPLRQLRRIAHARTWSYSQLTAPGRVLPSFLICGGHRCGTAGLHRMLAAHPLVLRAARRDGVSFFDVSYERGIDWYRGHFPRQRTARRLQRRHGGTASAFETSPYYLYHPYAAVRIARDLPDVRLLVLVRDPAARAWSHFRVERAAGHEPEPSFARALALESARLRGQEERLGVDAGYRSFAHQHHAYRQRGEYADYLDRLAGQVGRGRIHVVEAERLWATPTEVYAEVLEFLGLPLLDTTPPTPLDLPGGFAPTGFAPAGVPVGFAPVEPLGARTRRELSDHFVPHDAQLARWLGRPPVWRTTTPEKETP, encoded by the coding sequence ATGCCGCTTCGCAGCCGGATCCCGCAACCACTGCGCCAACTACGCCGGATCGCGCACGCCCGAACCTGGTCGTACAGCCAACTGACCGCGCCGGGCCGGGTGTTGCCGTCGTTCCTGATCTGCGGCGGCCACCGGTGCGGGACCGCCGGGCTGCACCGGATGCTCGCCGCGCATCCGCTGGTGTTGCGGGCCGCGCGACGGGACGGGGTGAGCTTCTTCGACGTCTCGTACGAGCGCGGCATCGACTGGTACCGGGGGCATTTCCCGCGTCAGCGCACCGCCCGACGGCTGCAGCGACGCCATGGCGGCACCGCCAGCGCCTTCGAGACCAGCCCGTACTACCTGTACCACCCGTACGCGGCGGTCCGGATCGCCCGGGATCTGCCCGACGTCCGGTTGCTGGTGCTGGTCCGGGACCCGGCCGCCCGGGCCTGGTCGCACTTTCGGGTCGAGCGGGCCGCCGGGCACGAACCGGAGCCGTCGTTCGCCCGCGCGTTGGCGCTGGAGTCGGCGCGGCTACGCGGCCAGGAGGAGCGGCTCGGGGTGGACGCCGGGTACCGCAGCTTCGCCCACCAGCACCACGCGTACCGGCAGCGGGGTGAGTACGCCGACTACCTGGACCGGCTGGCCGGTCAGGTCGGCCGGGGGCGGATCCATGTGGTGGAGGCGGAGCGGCTGTGGGCGACACCGACCGAGGTGTACGCCGAGGTGCTCGAGTTCCTCGGGCTGCCGCTGCTGGACACGACGCCACCGACCCCGCTGGATCTGCCCGGCGGGTTCGCGCCGACCGGGTTCGCGCCGGCCGGGGTTCCGGTCGGGTTCGCGCCGGTCGAGCCGCTCGGTGCCCGTACCCGCCGGGAGTTGTCCGACCATTTCGTCCCGCACGACGCGCAACTCGCCCGCTGGCTCGGCCGTCCGCCGGTCTGGCGCACCACCACCCCCGAGAAGGAGACCCCGTGA
- the cysC gene encoding adenylyl-sulfate kinase codes for MTDGWVLPDDVLRDAPAYTPRPFELADLELILSGAYAPLGGFHTRADLTSLRSRGRLADGTAWPVSVTLEVPASLIAGLDLTNPLLRMLVLTDLEGAPVAAVDVVDAWPSRDGFSAVGGRVRRLGDGQQGPFQRLRRNPEEVRALLPPGRVLGVIADRPLHRPQLAQIAHAARTLAAHLLILIPIADSGISGLPPEVLVRTVFAARDRMPPATLVAVPLIRRGDEIRDALLRAKVAAAYGVTHLLSTGEMLSGGGPRVLVPRELAYDNRDGQWRWREDIPPRNRRLALSQEEIDDLLDRGFPLPEWHTPPAVARELARARPPRRHRGLVVFFTGLSGSGKSTIARGVADALRESGDRTITLLDGDVVRRELSAGLTFSKADRDRNVRRIGWVASEIGRHQGVAICCPIAPYEQARAAARQMARDAGAGFLLVWVATPLQVCEARDRKGLYAKARAGQLTGMTGIDDPYEDPTDADLVLDTTETTIEAGVQAVLHHLTETGWVEPRLQPA; via the coding sequence ATGACCGACGGCTGGGTGCTGCCTGACGATGTGCTGCGGGACGCGCCGGCGTACACGCCGCGGCCGTTCGAGCTTGCCGACCTTGAGCTGATCCTGTCCGGCGCCTACGCGCCGCTGGGCGGATTCCACACTCGCGCGGACCTGACCTCGCTGCGCAGCCGGGGCCGGCTGGCCGACGGCACCGCCTGGCCGGTGTCGGTCACCCTGGAGGTGCCGGCCAGTCTGATCGCCGGGCTGGACCTGACGAACCCGCTGCTGCGGATGCTGGTGCTGACCGACCTTGAGGGCGCCCCGGTGGCCGCGGTGGACGTCGTCGACGCCTGGCCGAGCCGGGACGGTTTCTCCGCCGTCGGCGGTCGGGTGCGCCGGCTCGGCGACGGCCAGCAGGGGCCGTTCCAGCGGCTACGCCGCAACCCCGAGGAGGTACGGGCGCTGCTGCCGCCGGGGCGGGTCCTCGGGGTGATCGCCGACCGTCCGTTGCACCGCCCGCAGTTGGCCCAGATCGCGCACGCGGCCCGTACGCTCGCCGCGCACCTGCTGATCCTGATCCCGATCGCCGACAGCGGGATCAGCGGGCTGCCACCGGAGGTGCTGGTCCGGACGGTCTTCGCTGCCCGCGACCGGATGCCTCCGGCGACGTTGGTGGCGGTGCCGCTGATCCGCCGCGGCGACGAGATCCGCGACGCGCTGCTGCGGGCCAAGGTGGCGGCCGCGTACGGCGTGACCCATCTGCTCTCCACCGGCGAGATGCTCTCCGGCGGCGGACCCCGGGTGCTGGTGCCCCGCGAGCTGGCCTACGACAATCGGGATGGTCAGTGGCGCTGGCGGGAGGACATTCCGCCGCGCAACCGGCGGTTGGCGTTGAGCCAGGAGGAGATCGACGACCTGCTCGACCGGGGCTTCCCGCTGCCGGAGTGGCACACTCCCCCGGCGGTGGCCCGCGAGTTGGCCCGGGCACGGCCGCCGCGCCGGCACCGTGGCCTGGTGGTGTTCTTCACCGGGCTGTCCGGGTCCGGCAAGTCGACGATCGCCCGGGGGGTGGCGGACGCGCTGCGGGAGAGCGGCGACCGGACCATCACCCTGCTCGACGGTGACGTGGTCCGCCGCGAGTTGTCGGCCGGTCTGACGTTCTCCAAGGCGGACCGGGATCGCAACGTACGCCGGATCGGTTGGGTGGCGTCCGAGATCGGCCGTCACCAGGGGGTGGCGATCTGCTGCCCGATCGCGCCGTACGAGCAGGCCCGGGCGGCGGCCCGGCAGATGGCCCGCGACGCTGGTGCCGGCTTCCTGCTGGTGTGGGTGGCGACTCCGTTGCAGGTCTGCGAGGCCCGCGACCGCAAGGGGTTGTACGCGAAGGCCCGGGCCGGCCAGTTGACCGGGATGACCGGCATCGACGACCCGTACGAGGATCCGACCGACGCCGATCTGGTGCTGGACACCACCGAAACGACCATCGAGGCGGGGGTGCAGGCGGTGCTGCACCATCTGACCGAGACCGGCTGGGTGGAACCACGCCTGCAGCCGGCCTGA
- a CDS encoding ABC transporter ATP-binding protein, whose translation MNLIRTDALTKTYGGRVTALADLTVEVQPGIVGLVGANGAGKSTLIKILLGLLAPTSGQARVLDLDPTTDADAVRARVGYMPENDCLPPDLSAAEFVTHLGRISGLPRAAARERASEALRHVGLYEERYRQIGGYSTGMKQRVKLAQALVHDPDLLLLDEPTNGLDPAGRDAMLALIHRIGAEFGISVVVCSHLLGEVERICDSLIAIEGGRLLRSAQLSDMTTVSDVLAVEVSEGTEALAARLAAEDLPVTREGQLLLVPVAADGGTDVHDRILTAVVELDLPLHRLDQRRHRVAELFATTEDTRANV comes from the coding sequence GTGAATCTCATCCGAACCGATGCGCTGACGAAGACGTACGGCGGGCGGGTGACGGCCCTGGCCGACCTGACCGTCGAGGTCCAGCCCGGCATCGTCGGCCTGGTCGGCGCCAACGGCGCCGGCAAGTCGACCCTGATCAAGATCCTGCTCGGGCTGCTCGCGCCGACCAGCGGTCAGGCCCGGGTGCTCGATCTGGACCCCACCACCGACGCCGACGCGGTCCGCGCCCGGGTCGGCTACATGCCGGAGAACGACTGCCTGCCACCGGACCTGAGCGCCGCCGAGTTCGTCACCCACCTGGGGCGGATCAGCGGGCTGCCGCGCGCCGCCGCCCGGGAACGGGCCTCCGAGGCGCTACGCCACGTCGGGCTCTACGAGGAGCGCTACCGGCAGATCGGCGGCTACTCCACCGGCATGAAGCAGCGGGTCAAGCTGGCCCAGGCACTGGTGCACGACCCGGACCTGCTGCTGCTGGACGAGCCGACCAACGGACTCGACCCGGCCGGCCGCGACGCGATGCTGGCGCTGATCCACCGCATCGGTGCCGAGTTCGGCATCTCGGTGGTGGTCTGCTCCCACCTGCTCGGTGAGGTGGAGCGGATCTGCGACTCGCTGATCGCCATCGAGGGCGGCCGGCTGCTGCGCTCGGCGCAGCTCTCCGACATGACCACCGTCAGCGACGTGCTCGCCGTCGAGGTCAGCGAAGGCACCGAGGCGCTCGCCGCCCGACTCGCCGCCGAGGACCTGCCGGTCACCAGGGAAGGACAACTGCTGCTGGTGCCGGTGGCCGCCGACGGCGGCACCGACGTGCACGACCGGATCCTCACCGCGGTCGTCGAACTCGACCTGCCGCTGCACCGGCTCGACCAGCGCCGGCACCGGGTCGCCGAACTCTTCGCCACCACGGAGGACACCCGTGCCAACGTCTGA
- a CDS encoding ABC transporter permease, producing MHDIGYQRYAGTRLGRRHVVGALYAHSLRAAFGLGRSAKAKIFPWFIVAIVVAVAAGLVAIRAQLGEVILHYAQFADAMSWLVIFFVAVVAPELVSRDLGSGVLPLYFSRPLRIADYPLAKFAALATAVFILLGVPQLVMFLGGAFTTETGWSGVWNEVTDLAPGLVYALLWAAVFSAIGLTVASVTGKRAFAAGGIVAVFLMTTPIVGVLSVLPSVTANELAGLAAPSSLVQGTGLWLFRDALITGPEDLGGIGIGGFGPVYGLVTVALIAGCVVALLARYRKAARR from the coding sequence ATCCACGACATCGGCTACCAGCGGTACGCCGGGACCCGGCTCGGCCGCCGGCACGTCGTCGGCGCGTTGTACGCGCACAGCCTGCGTGCCGCCTTCGGGCTGGGCCGCAGCGCCAAGGCCAAGATCTTCCCCTGGTTCATCGTCGCCATCGTGGTGGCGGTCGCCGCCGGTCTGGTCGCCATCCGCGCCCAACTGGGCGAGGTGATCCTGCACTACGCGCAGTTCGCCGACGCGATGAGCTGGCTGGTGATCTTCTTCGTCGCGGTGGTCGCCCCGGAGTTGGTCTCCCGCGACCTGGGCAGCGGCGTACTGCCGCTGTACTTCTCCCGACCGCTACGGATCGCCGACTACCCGCTGGCCAAGTTCGCCGCGCTCGCCACCGCCGTGTTCATACTGCTCGGCGTCCCGCAGCTGGTGATGTTCCTCGGCGGCGCGTTCACCACCGAAACTGGCTGGTCCGGGGTGTGGAACGAAGTCACCGACCTGGCGCCCGGCCTGGTGTACGCCCTGCTGTGGGCCGCCGTGTTCAGCGCCATCGGGCTGACGGTCGCCTCGGTCACCGGCAAGCGGGCCTTCGCCGCCGGTGGAATCGTCGCCGTTTTCCTGATGACCACCCCGATCGTCGGGGTGCTATCGGTGCTGCCGTCGGTCACCGCCAACGAGCTCGCCGGCCTGGCCGCCCCGTCCAGCCTGGTGCAGGGCACCGGCCTGTGGCTGTTCCGCGACGCGCTGATCACCGGTCCCGAGGACCTCGGTGGGATCGGCATCGGCGGCTTCGGCCCGGTGTACGGCCTGGTCACCGTCGCGTTGATCGCCGGCTGTGTCGTAGCCCTGCTCGCCCGCTACCGGAAGGCGGCCCGTCGATGA
- a CDS encoding ABC transporter ATP-binding protein, with the protein MTTPTSTTAAAPATAPAPPEAAGPGTGSAVELAGVSRWYGNVVAVNDISMTLGAGVTGLLGPNGAGKTTLLHMMAGFLTPSRGTVTVDGEPTWRNPGVYRKLGLVSEREAVHSFLTAYEFVLASARLHGLADPAAAARRAIELVEMTQAQDRRIGTYSKGMRQRTRVAAALVHDPAVLLLDEPFNGMDPRQRMHMMTLLHSLGDAGRTILFSSHILEEVEQVSGTVQVMVAGRLAASGDFRTIRRLMTNRPHVFAVQSSDDRALAVALVRHDSVTGVDLVKGGGLTVRAGDYGSFTRALPRIALTEGIRVHRLLPSDESLESVFSYLVEA; encoded by the coding sequence ATGACCACGCCCACCTCCACCACCGCCGCAGCGCCGGCCACCGCGCCGGCCCCGCCGGAGGCGGCCGGCCCCGGCACCGGCAGCGCCGTCGAACTGGCCGGGGTGTCCCGCTGGTACGGCAACGTCGTCGCCGTCAACGACATCAGCATGACCCTCGGCGCCGGCGTCACCGGGCTGCTCGGCCCCAACGGCGCCGGCAAGACCACCCTGCTGCACATGATGGCCGGCTTCCTCACCCCGTCCCGGGGCACCGTCACCGTCGACGGCGAACCGACCTGGCGCAACCCGGGCGTCTACCGCAAACTCGGGCTGGTCAGCGAGCGCGAAGCGGTGCACAGCTTCCTCACCGCGTACGAGTTCGTGCTGGCCAGCGCCCGGCTGCACGGGCTGGCCGACCCGGCGGCGGCCGCCCGGCGGGCGATCGAACTGGTCGAGATGACCCAGGCCCAGGACCGGCGGATCGGCACCTACTCCAAAGGCATGCGCCAACGCACCCGGGTGGCCGCCGCCCTGGTGCACGACCCGGCGGTGCTGCTGCTCGACGAGCCGTTCAACGGCATGGACCCGCGCCAGCGGATGCACATGATGACGTTGCTGCACTCACTCGGCGACGCCGGCCGGACCATCCTGTTCAGCTCGCACATCCTGGAGGAGGTCGAGCAGGTCTCCGGCACCGTCCAGGTGATGGTGGCCGGCCGGCTGGCCGCCTCCGGTGACTTCCGGACCATCCGCCGGCTGATGACCAACCGGCCGCACGTGTTCGCCGTGCAGTCCAGCGACGACCGGGCGTTGGCGGTGGCGCTGGTACGCCACGACTCGGTCACCGGCGTCGACCTGGTCAAGGGCGGCGGGCTCACCGTACGGGCCGGCGACTACGGCAGCTTCACCCGCGCACTGCCCCGGATCGCGCTCACCGAAGGGATCCGGGTGCACCGCCTGCTGCCCTCGGACGAATCCCTGGAGAGCGTCTTCTCCTACCTCGTGGAGGCCTGA
- a CDS encoding ABC transporter permease subunit — MWITARGLFGRRRFLLLLPLPALVIVLAVLCRSLGVAPSNWAQPVLIALGLAVVLPVVALIVGTGVLGSEIDDGTIVHVLSKPLPRWQIVLPKLVVAVGVTALTVAVPLYVAGVLAESVRLGLALAAASALGALAYSAFFVALSLVTRRPVLLGLVYVLVWEGLLGNFVSGTRVLSIQQYVITFADQIAATPLFDGQVSVTVSAIMTAVIAVAFTLLAIDRLRSFSVAGETS; from the coding sequence ATGTGGATCACCGCGCGCGGGCTGTTCGGCCGCCGCCGGTTCCTGCTCCTGCTGCCGCTACCGGCGCTGGTGATCGTGCTCGCGGTGCTGTGCCGGTCCCTCGGGGTCGCCCCGAGCAACTGGGCACAGCCGGTGCTGATCGCGCTGGGCTTGGCCGTCGTGCTACCCGTCGTCGCACTGATCGTCGGCACCGGCGTGCTCGGCTCGGAGATCGACGACGGCACCATCGTGCACGTGCTGAGTAAGCCGCTGCCGCGCTGGCAGATCGTGCTACCGAAGCTGGTCGTCGCCGTCGGCGTCACCGCGCTCACCGTCGCGGTGCCGCTCTACGTGGCCGGAGTGCTCGCCGAGTCGGTCCGGCTCGGCCTGGCCCTGGCCGCCGCGAGCGCCCTGGGCGCGCTGGCGTACTCGGCGTTCTTCGTGGCGTTGAGCCTGGTCACCCGCAGGCCGGTGCTACTCGGCCTGGTCTACGTACTGGTCTGGGAAGGGCTGCTGGGCAACTTCGTCTCCGGCACCCGGGTGCTCTCCATCCAGCAGTACGTGATCACCTTCGCCGACCAGATCGCCGCCACCCCGCTCTTCGACGGCCAGGTGTCGGTCACCGTCTCGGCGATCATGACCGCGGTGATCGCGGTCGCCTTCACCCTGCTCGCCATCGACCGGCTGCGTTCGTTCAGCGTGGCCGGCGAGACCAGCTGA
- the ppc gene encoding phosphoenolpyruvate carboxylase, whose translation MPDAPRLDSPQLDGSGGSQDHDGPDAALRADIRRLGTLLGQTLARQEGQPLLDLVEEIRAQVRSDAEAAAARLGAMDVTTGTKLARAFSTYFHLANITEQVHRARELRRQRATQGGWLDKAATLISERGVAAEELAAAARRLAVRPVFTAHPTEAARRSILSKLRAVADELDVEMTEAVLYGASEHTSASSRRLAELLDLLWQTDELRLDRPDPTDEARNAVFYLRDLYADAAPQVLNDLADTLRKLGVETAPTSRPLTFGTWIGGDRDGNPYVTPAVTRDVLMIQHEHGIQATDEAMDALISEVSVSRRLRGVSLDLSASLAKDLDALPEVAQRFRRTNAEEPYRLKARCVKAKLANTRLRLNQGTAHVPGRDYLGSGELLSDLELMRASLARNSGQLTAVGKLASAIRTVSAFGLHLATLDVREHAEAHHAVLAQMYVSVGEATDYKTLTRAERTKLLADELTGRRPLSSIDTPLTESARKTFNVFSTIRESQQRFGPEVVESYIISMTLGTDDVLAAAVLAREAGLVDVHTGQARVGFVPLLETPAELDSGGDLLDELLSLPAYRAIVRARGEVQEVMLGYSDSNKEAGITTSQWRIHKAQRALRDVAARHGVRLRLFHGRGGTVGRGGGPTHEAILAQPYGTLDGAIKVTEQGEVISDKYTIPALARENLELTVAAVLQATLLHTEPRQPLELLEDWDAAMDVVSDSAFGCYRSLVEDPDLPAYFWAATPTELLGALNIGSRPAKRPNTDAGLGGLRAIPWVFGWTQSRQIVPGWFGVGSGLAAAREAGLSDVLGEMFDQWHFFRTFLSNVEMMLTKTDLGIARRYVETLVPGPLQPIFDKITEEYERTVREVLAITGSSSLLQNNNVLQRTLAVRDTYLEPLHHLQVALLRQYRESGAATRTVATAPGARRAPGDNTALERALLTTVNGIAAGMRNTG comes from the coding sequence ATGCCCGACGCCCCACGACTCGACAGCCCGCAGCTCGACGGCTCTGGTGGCAGTCAGGACCATGACGGGCCGGATGCGGCGCTGCGGGCAGACATCCGGCGACTCGGCACGCTGCTCGGCCAGACCCTGGCCCGGCAGGAGGGCCAGCCGCTGCTCGATCTGGTCGAGGAGATCCGGGCCCAGGTACGCAGCGACGCCGAGGCCGCCGCCGCCCGACTGGGCGCGATGGACGTGACCACCGGCACCAAGCTGGCCAGGGCCTTCTCCACCTACTTCCACCTGGCGAACATCACCGAGCAGGTGCACCGGGCCAGGGAGCTGCGCCGGCAGCGGGCCACCCAGGGCGGCTGGCTGGACAAGGCGGCGACGCTGATCTCCGAGCGCGGCGTGGCCGCCGAGGAGCTCGCCGCCGCAGCCAGGCGGCTGGCGGTGCGTCCGGTCTTCACCGCCCACCCCACCGAGGCGGCCCGCCGGTCGATCCTGTCGAAGCTGCGGGCGGTCGCCGACGAGCTGGACGTCGAGATGACCGAGGCGGTGCTGTACGGCGCCAGCGAGCACACCTCGGCGAGCAGCCGGCGGCTGGCGGAGCTACTCGACCTGCTCTGGCAGACCGACGAGCTGCGGCTGGACCGCCCGGATCCGACCGACGAGGCCCGCAACGCCGTCTTCTACCTGCGTGACCTGTACGCCGACGCCGCCCCGCAGGTGCTCAACGACCTCGCCGACACGCTGCGCAAGCTGGGGGTGGAGACGGCACCGACGTCGCGGCCGCTGACCTTCGGCACCTGGATCGGCGGGGACCGCGACGGCAACCCGTACGTGACGCCGGCGGTGACCCGCGACGTGCTGATGATCCAGCACGAGCATGGCATCCAGGCCACCGACGAGGCGATGGACGCCCTGATCAGCGAGGTGTCGGTGTCCCGCCGGCTGCGTGGGGTGTCGTTGGATCTTTCCGCCAGTCTGGCGAAGGACCTGGACGCGCTGCCGGAGGTGGCGCAGCGGTTCCGGCGGACCAACGCGGAGGAGCCGTACCGGCTGAAGGCCCGGTGTGTGAAGGCGAAGCTGGCCAACACCCGGCTGCGGCTCAATCAGGGCACCGCGCACGTACCGGGCCGGGACTACCTGGGCTCCGGTGAGTTGTTGTCGGACCTGGAGCTGATGCGGGCGTCGCTGGCCCGCAACTCGGGGCAGCTGACCGCAGTCGGCAAGCTGGCGTCGGCGATCCGGACGGTGTCGGCGTTCGGCCTGCACCTGGCGACGCTGGACGTACGCGAGCACGCCGAGGCGCACCACGCGGTGCTGGCCCAGATGTACGTCAGCGTCGGCGAGGCGACCGATTACAAGACGTTGACCCGGGCCGAGCGGACGAAGCTGCTGGCCGACGAGTTGACCGGCCGGCGCCCGCTGTCGAGCATCGACACTCCGTTGACCGAGTCGGCCCGCAAGACGTTCAACGTGTTCAGCACCATCCGCGAGTCGCAGCAGCGCTTCGGCCCGGAGGTCGTCGAGTCGTACATCATCTCGATGACGCTCGGCACCGACGACGTGCTGGCGGCGGCGGTGCTGGCCCGCGAGGCCGGGCTGGTGGACGTGCACACCGGGCAGGCCCGGGTCGGCTTCGTGCCGCTGCTGGAGACTCCGGCTGAGCTGGACTCCGGTGGTGACCTGCTGGACGAGCTGCTGTCGCTGCCGGCGTACCGGGCGATCGTGCGGGCTCGCGGCGAGGTCCAGGAGGTGATGCTGGGCTACTCCGACTCCAACAAGGAGGCCGGCATCACCACCAGCCAGTGGCGGATCCACAAGGCGCAGCGGGCGCTGCGGGACGTGGCGGCCCGGCACGGCGTCCGGTTGCGGCTGTTCCACGGTCGTGGCGGCACCGTCGGTCGTGGCGGCGGGCCGACCCACGAGGCGATCCTGGCCCAGCCGTACGGCACCCTGGACGGCGCGATCAAGGTGACCGAGCAGGGTGAGGTCATCTCCGACAAGTACACGATCCCCGCCCTGGCCCGGGAGAACCTGGAGCTGACGGTCGCGGCGGTGCTGCAGGCGACGCTGCTGCACACCGAGCCGCGCCAGCCGCTGGAGCTGCTGGAGGACTGGGACGCGGCGATGGACGTCGTCTCCGACTCGGCGTTCGGCTGCTACCGCTCGCTGGTCGAGGACCCGGACCTGCCGGCGTACTTCTGGGCGGCGACTCCGACGGAGCTGCTGGGCGCGCTCAACATCGGCTCCCGGCCGGCGAAGCGGCCGAACACCGACGCCGGTCTGGGCGGGCTGCGGGCGATTCCGTGGGTGTTCGGCTGGACCCAGTCGCGGCAGATCGTGCCCGGCTGGTTCGGCGTCGGCTCCGGGCTGGCGGCCGCGCGCGAGGCCGGCCTGTCCGACGTGCTCGGCGAGATGTTCGACCAGTGGCACTTCTTCCGTACGTTCCTGTCGAACGTCGAGATGATGCTGACCAAGACCGATCTGGGCATCGCGCGGCGCTACGTCGAGACGCTGGTGCCGGGTCCGCTGCAGCCGATCTTCGACAAGATCACCGAGGAGTACGAGCGGACGGTACGCGAGGTGCTGGCGATCACCGGGTCGTCGAGCCTGCTGCAGAACAACAACGTCCTGCAGCGCACCCTGGCGGTGCGGGACACGTACCTGGAGCCGCTGCACCACCTGCAGGTGGCGCTGCTGCGGCAGTACCGCGAGTCGGGGGCGGCGACGCGGACGGTGGCCACCGCGCCGGGGGCGCGCCGGGCACCGGGTGACAACACCGCGCTGGAGCGGGCGTTGCTGACCACGGTCAACGGCATCGCCGCTGGCATGCGCAACACGGGCTGA